The proteins below are encoded in one region of Rhodoluna lacicola:
- a CDS encoding FKBP-type peptidyl-prolyl cis-trans isomerase: protein MRKLATLLTAVTFVFLVSACAPSSPTGEETSTGSDTLSYMTRATGEALPATDGYPTVTLDDAGAPSITPLTSAAPKEFGVATLIKGAGSVVGATDIVTVQYAGYLWDGTPFDSSWSRGEPAQFSLEQVVPGFTKAIAGQTIGSQVIAVLPPEDGYGASGAGSIPPNATLIFVVDILAAEPAQ from the coding sequence TTGCGTAAATTAGCCACACTCCTAACCGCGGTAACTTTTGTATTTTTAGTTTCAGCTTGTGCACCCAGTTCGCCAACCGGCGAAGAAACCTCTACCGGCAGCGATACGCTTTCTTACATGACTCGCGCAACCGGAGAAGCACTGCCAGCAACCGATGGCTATCCAACCGTCACCCTTGACGATGCTGGAGCACCATCAATTACGCCCCTAACATCGGCAGCGCCAAAAGAATTTGGCGTGGCCACTCTGATCAAGGGTGCAGGTAGCGTTGTTGGCGCAACAGACATCGTGACAGTGCAGTACGCAGGATACCTATGGGATGGCACACCGTTTGATTCATCCTGGAGCCGTGGTGAACCCGCTCAGTTTTCATTGGAACAGGTTGTGCCAGGTTTCACCAAAGCAATTGCAGGACAGACCATTGGCTCACAGGTAATTGCAGTGTTACCACCTGAAGACGGTTACGGTGCTAGCGGTGCGGGCAGCATTCCTCCAAATGCAACGCTCATATTTGTAGTAGACATTCTTGCCGCAGAACCTGCCCAGTAG
- a CDS encoding helix-turn-helix transcriptional regulator, which translates to MVNKKSADTWQPAKSDKSERLLQLTCALLFAERGLTKAELFRSIPAYLEATASGTSEESLNRMFERDKVDLKNTGIQLQTVNPNADPDEISYVIAGDTFVWPQHAKLSAKQLQLLELAAQVWSQASLEADANQALVRLKALGVEPAATDLIGFAPRIETREPSFTPISNAIDESIEITFSYRKANGEVSKRHVQPWSLHNVDGQWLLQSFDLDHSEVRNFLLKRIVSKVQNVKNGEADKFFEKPNDTQVAAAIADLQEHIKNQVCELRVKRDSQAWFHFHLDGSGKPNDNTVTFNYMDLHLLAEELRDFALDIKVLRPKELAELIKSGFEKVASDHA; encoded by the coding sequence ATGGTGAACAAGAAGTCTGCAGACACTTGGCAACCAGCCAAGTCCGACAAGTCAGAACGACTGCTCCAGCTCACCTGCGCCCTTTTGTTCGCAGAACGCGGTTTGACCAAGGCCGAATTATTTAGGTCAATTCCGGCCTATCTTGAAGCAACCGCATCTGGAACCTCCGAGGAATCTCTGAACCGCATGTTTGAGCGCGACAAAGTGGACCTTAAGAACACCGGCATTCAATTGCAAACGGTCAACCCAAATGCAGACCCCGATGAAATCTCCTATGTGATCGCCGGGGACACATTCGTTTGGCCCCAACACGCAAAACTTTCTGCCAAGCAATTGCAGTTGCTTGAATTAGCGGCCCAGGTCTGGTCGCAAGCATCACTAGAAGCTGACGCCAACCAGGCTCTCGTAAGGCTCAAAGCACTTGGTGTTGAACCAGCCGCCACTGACTTGATTGGGTTTGCGCCGCGAATCGAAACCCGTGAACCAAGCTTTACGCCCATTAGCAATGCAATCGACGAGTCAATTGAAATCACTTTTAGCTATCGCAAGGCCAATGGTGAAGTATCTAAGCGACATGTTCAACCTTGGTCACTTCACAACGTTGACGGCCAGTGGCTGCTCCAATCCTTCGACCTCGATCACTCTGAGGTAAGAAACTTTTTGCTAAAGCGAATAGTTTCCAAAGTTCAAAATGTAAAAAACGGAGAAGCAGATAAATTCTTTGAGAAGCCAAATGATACCCAAGTTGCCGCAGCCATTGCAGATCTTCAGGAACACATCAAGAATCAAGTTTGTGAACTAAGAGTTAAGCGTGACTCTCAAGCCTGGTTTCATTTCCACTTAGATGGCTCTGGAAAGCCGAACGACAACACCGTGACGTTCAATTACATGGACTTGCACTTGTTGGCCGAAGAACTTCGAGACTTTGCCTTGGACATAAAAGTTCTGAGACCTAAGGAGCTGGCCGAGCTGATCAAATCTGGTTTTGAGAAAGTTGCCTCGGATCATGCCTAA
- a CDS encoding helix-turn-helix transcriptional regulator → MPKLNSFNSEDRYNFMLALVAFLQNRGSVTLEEAAQHFSLEPKYLRKAVTSINEARATVKGFEEWFFLIDVEALEEDGILTLLDNAVLDQVPRLSNRQASAIAAGLNYLATIPGFKDDPDLQELQKMLASGSSRGINPIIESRPGSAEAGAETLRKAILSRKIITCEYINQKGERSSRSIEPLRLDPRADGWYLRGYCPIHLEVRNFKLDRMRAIEITNKDLSEEAQRIETIEEALYVSEATDTSVMVEVQPEGYRLITEAKSVSEPLSAEAGVIRAEIKVGHLPNLGKLVARFGGAARVIAPPEAKLIVKNYALAALGESSAPTLENED, encoded by the coding sequence ATGCCTAAATTGAATTCATTCAACAGCGAAGATCGCTACAACTTTATGTTGGCCTTGGTTGCCTTTTTGCAAAACCGGGGTTCGGTGACATTAGAAGAAGCCGCACAGCATTTTTCGCTGGAACCTAAATACCTCAGAAAAGCCGTTACATCAATCAATGAAGCAAGGGCCACGGTTAAGGGTTTTGAAGAGTGGTTCTTCTTGATTGATGTTGAAGCACTAGAGGAAGATGGAATCCTCACCTTGCTAGACAACGCTGTCCTTGATCAAGTTCCAAGGCTTTCAAACCGCCAGGCGTCAGCCATTGCAGCAGGACTAAATTACCTTGCAACAATTCCTGGCTTCAAAGATGACCCAGACCTACAAGAACTTCAGAAGATGCTTGCCTCGGGCTCGAGTCGGGGAATTAACCCAATTATCGAGTCTCGCCCAGGTAGTGCTGAAGCCGGGGCCGAAACTCTTCGAAAAGCTATTCTGAGTCGAAAAATTATTACCTGCGAATACATCAATCAAAAGGGTGAGCGATCCAGTCGCAGTATTGAACCGCTGCGCCTAGACCCAAGGGCAGACGGTTGGTATCTTCGCGGTTACTGTCCAATTCACCTAGAGGTGCGTAATTTTAAGCTCGATCGCATGCGGGCAATCGAGATTACCAATAAGGATCTGAGTGAAGAGGCTCAACGGATAGAAACCATCGAAGAAGCGCTTTACGTATCTGAAGCTACCGACACATCGGTCATGGTTGAAGTGCAACCCGAGGGATACCGACTGATTACCGAGGCGAAATCAGTTTCTGAGCCACTGAGTGCCGAAGCGGGAGTTATTCGCGCGGAGATAAAAGTTGGCCACTTGCCCAATCTGGGTAAACTCGTGGCTAGATTTGGCGGGGCGGCCAGGGTTATAGCCCCACCAGAGGCAAAGTTGATTGTCAAAAATTATGCTCTTGCTGCTCTTGGTGAGAGTTCAGCCCCGACCCTTGAGAATGAGGATTAG
- the tatA gene encoding twin-arginine translocase TatA/TatE family subunit yields MRLNGWEWIIILVIVLLLWGGPKLPGLAKSLAQSLRIFKSEIKSDDKSGKDEPKKDAGSSSN; encoded by the coding sequence ATGCGACTAAACGGTTGGGAATGGATCATCATTCTTGTTATCGTCTTGCTCCTCTGGGGTGGGCCAAAGCTCCCGGGTCTTGCCAAGAGCTTGGCTCAGTCGCTTCGAATCTTTAAGTCTGAAATTAAATCAGACGACAAGTCTGGGAAAGACGAGCCAAAGAAGGACGCAGGCAGCTCAAGCAACTAG
- the tatC gene encoding twin-arginine translocase subunit TatC, producing MARKRNPDGKMSLGGHLKELRNRLFWSAIFVFAGTIAGWFLFQPVFQILQKPVVDLANTKGVNATLNIGTVAGAFDLQLQVSIFLGVMMTSPIWLYNLWAFITPGLKKRERKFTLGFVFTAVPLFLTGCWLAWISLPGFVSTLIGFTPQGTANVINANEYILFTIRILLVFGLAFVLPVVLVMLNFANLITAKSILKSWRIAVFVIAVIAALATPTADPMSMFLVMVPLIALYFIAAAITYFNDKRRDRRLAKLHDSFENSVTGTPEAAEND from the coding sequence ATGGCTAGAAAACGCAACCCCGATGGCAAGATGAGCCTGGGTGGGCATCTCAAAGAATTACGTAATCGTCTCTTTTGGTCTGCAATTTTTGTTTTTGCCGGCACGATTGCCGGTTGGTTTTTATTCCAACCCGTTTTTCAGATACTTCAAAAACCAGTGGTGGATCTTGCCAATACAAAAGGGGTCAACGCCACTCTGAATATAGGTACTGTTGCCGGCGCTTTTGACCTTCAATTGCAGGTGTCAATTTTCTTGGGTGTCATGATGACCAGCCCAATTTGGCTATACAACCTGTGGGCATTCATCACGCCGGGTCTAAAAAAGCGAGAACGCAAGTTCACACTTGGCTTCGTTTTCACCGCCGTGCCGCTCTTCCTTACCGGATGCTGGCTGGCTTGGATATCGCTACCGGGATTTGTGTCAACACTTATTGGATTCACCCCGCAGGGAACGGCGAACGTCATAAATGCCAACGAATACATTCTTTTCACCATTCGAATCTTGCTGGTGTTTGGTCTGGCTTTTGTCTTGCCAGTAGTTTTGGTGATGCTGAATTTTGCAAACTTGATTACAGCCAAGAGCATTCTCAAGTCTTGGCGCATCGCAGTATTTGTGATTGCTGTAATTGCGGCCCTGGCAACTCCCACCGCAGACCCAATGTCAATGTTTCTAGTAATGGTCCCGCTCATCGCGCTGTATTTTATTGCCGCAGCCATTACATATTTCAACGACAAACGCAGAGATCGAAGACTTGCAAAACTTCACGACAGCTTTGAAAACTCAGTAACGGGAACCCCTGAAGCGGCCGAGAATGACTGA